From a region of the Parus major isolate Abel chromosome 25LG1, Parus_major1.1, whole genome shotgun sequence genome:
- the ZBTB7B gene encoding zinc finger and BTB domain-containing protein 7B isoform X1: protein MYMEGSWCPGFMTVMLRLQCFFQVLSPRLFSYQSGSILSFLQVRTMASPEDDLIGIPFPEHSSELLSCLNEQRQLGLLCDVTIKTQGLEYRTHRAVLAASSRYFKKLFAGPGPGQEVCELDFVGPEALGALLEFAYTATLTISSANMGEVLRAARLLEIPCVIAACVEILQGSGLEAPGPDDGDCERARRYLEAFSTVPESEVPAPPPPRPAPRRSKKTRKFLQARGARLNNHAEEPPTEAEGSGSPPPPSQLPSPPLPEELPLPYDSFELPEEEELPPHSFPFPYQPPLSPEEAASDDDAIDPDLMAYLSSLHHESLAPGLDSPDKLVRKRRSQMPQECPVCHKVIHGAGKLPRHMRTHTGEKPFACQVCGVRFTRNDKLKIHMRKHTGERPYSCQHCSARFLHSYDLKNHMHLHTGARPYECYLCHKAFAKDDHLQRHLKGQNCLEVRTRRRRRDEPPPPPAGPPSLDLSNGRLEGLRLSIARYWPPGQPEEEEEEPEGEEGPQPDDTVPVETA, encoded by the exons ATGTACATGGAAGGTTCCTGGTGCCCTGGCTTCATGACAGTGATGCTCCGGCTTCAATGTTTCTTCCAAGTGCTTTCTCCCAGATTGTTCTCCTATCAGTCAGGCAGCATCCTATCCTTCCTGCAGGTGAGGACAATGGCCAGCCCAGAAGATGACCTCATTGGCATCCCcttccctgagcacagcagtgagctgctgagctgcctgaACGAGCAAcgacagctggggctgctctgcgATGTCACCATCAAGACGCAGGGGCTGGAGTACCGCACCCACCgtgctgtcctggctgcctCCAGCCGCTATTTCAAGAAGCTCTTCgcagggccagggccagggcaggaggtCTGTGAGCTGGACTTTGTGGGGCCAGAGGCACTGGGTGCACTGTTGGAATTTGCTTACACAGCCACGCTGACCATAAGCAGTGCCAATATGGGCGAGGTGCTGCGTGCTGCCCGGCTACTGGAGATTCCCTGTGTCATTGCTGCCTGTGTGGAGATCCTGCAGGGCAGTGGGCTGGAGGCACCTGGCCCCGATGATGGCGACTGCGAACGTGCCCGCCGCTACCTGGAGGCTTTCTCCACCGTCCCTGAGAGTGAGGTGCCTGCGCCACcacccccccgccccgccccccGCCGCAGCAAGAAGACCCGCAAGTTCCTGCAAGCCCGTGGTGCCCGGCTCAACAACCATGCCGAGGAGCCACCCACTGAGGCTGAGGGCTCTGGCAGCCCCCCACCGccctcccagctgccctcacCCCCTCTGCCTgaggagctgcccctgccctaTGACAGCTTTGAGCTGCCTGAAGAGGAGGAGCTGCCCCCAcactccttccccttcccctaCCAGCCCCCCCTGTCCCCTGAGGAGGCTGCTTCTGACGATGATGCTATCGACCCCGACCTGATGGCATATCTGAGCTCGCTGCACCATGAGTCGCTGGCACCTGGGCTGGATAGCCCTGACAAGCTGGTGCGCAAGCGCCGCTCACAGATGCCCCAGGAGTGCCCTGTCTGCCACAAGGTCATCCATGGTGCTGGCAAACTGCCTCGCCACATGCGCACACACACGGGCGAGAAGCCCTTTGCCTGCCAGGTCTGCGGAGTCCGATTCACACG GAATGACAAACTGAAGATCCATATGCGGAAGCACACAGGTGAACGGCCCTactcctgccagcactgcagtgccCGCTTCCTGCACAGCTATGACCTGAAGAACCACATGCACCTGCACACAGGCGCCCGGCCCTATGAGTGCTACCTCTGCCACAAGGCCTTCGCCAAGGACGACCACCTCCAGCGGCACCTCAAGGGCCAGAACTGCCTGGAGGTGCGgacccgccgccgccgccgtgATGAGCCACCTCCACCACCTGCTGGGCCCCCTAGCCTCGACCTCTCCAATGGGCGGCTGGAGGGGCTGCGCCTCTCCATTGCCCGCTACTGGCCTCCAGGGCAGCCcgaggaggaagaagaggagccGGAGGGTGAGGAAGGGCCACAGCCAGATGACACCGTGCCGGTGGAGACGGCATAG
- the ZBTB7B gene encoding zinc finger and BTB domain-containing protein 7B isoform X2, producing the protein MASPEDDLIGIPFPEHSSELLSCLNEQRQLGLLCDVTIKTQGLEYRTHRAVLAASSRYFKKLFAGPGPGQEVCELDFVGPEALGALLEFAYTATLTISSANMGEVLRAARLLEIPCVIAACVEILQGSGLEAPGPDDGDCERARRYLEAFSTVPESEVPAPPPPRPAPRRSKKTRKFLQARGARLNNHAEEPPTEAEGSGSPPPPSQLPSPPLPEELPLPYDSFELPEEEELPPHSFPFPYQPPLSPEEAASDDDAIDPDLMAYLSSLHHESLAPGLDSPDKLVRKRRSQMPQECPVCHKVIHGAGKLPRHMRTHTGEKPFACQVCGVRFTRNDKLKIHMRKHTGERPYSCQHCSARFLHSYDLKNHMHLHTGARPYECYLCHKAFAKDDHLQRHLKGQNCLEVRTRRRRRDEPPPPPAGPPSLDLSNGRLEGLRLSIARYWPPGQPEEEEEEPEGEEGPQPDDTVPVETA; encoded by the exons ATGGCCAGCCCAGAAGATGACCTCATTGGCATCCCcttccctgagcacagcagtgagctgctgagctgcctgaACGAGCAAcgacagctggggctgctctgcgATGTCACCATCAAGACGCAGGGGCTGGAGTACCGCACCCACCgtgctgtcctggctgcctCCAGCCGCTATTTCAAGAAGCTCTTCgcagggccagggccagggcaggaggtCTGTGAGCTGGACTTTGTGGGGCCAGAGGCACTGGGTGCACTGTTGGAATTTGCTTACACAGCCACGCTGACCATAAGCAGTGCCAATATGGGCGAGGTGCTGCGTGCTGCCCGGCTACTGGAGATTCCCTGTGTCATTGCTGCCTGTGTGGAGATCCTGCAGGGCAGTGGGCTGGAGGCACCTGGCCCCGATGATGGCGACTGCGAACGTGCCCGCCGCTACCTGGAGGCTTTCTCCACCGTCCCTGAGAGTGAGGTGCCTGCGCCACcacccccccgccccgccccccGCCGCAGCAAGAAGACCCGCAAGTTCCTGCAAGCCCGTGGTGCCCGGCTCAACAACCATGCCGAGGAGCCACCCACTGAGGCTGAGGGCTCTGGCAGCCCCCCACCGccctcccagctgccctcacCCCCTCTGCCTgaggagctgcccctgccctaTGACAGCTTTGAGCTGCCTGAAGAGGAGGAGCTGCCCCCAcactccttccccttcccctaCCAGCCCCCCCTGTCCCCTGAGGAGGCTGCTTCTGACGATGATGCTATCGACCCCGACCTGATGGCATATCTGAGCTCGCTGCACCATGAGTCGCTGGCACCTGGGCTGGATAGCCCTGACAAGCTGGTGCGCAAGCGCCGCTCACAGATGCCCCAGGAGTGCCCTGTCTGCCACAAGGTCATCCATGGTGCTGGCAAACTGCCTCGCCACATGCGCACACACACGGGCGAGAAGCCCTTTGCCTGCCAGGTCTGCGGAGTCCGATTCACACG GAATGACAAACTGAAGATCCATATGCGGAAGCACACAGGTGAACGGCCCTactcctgccagcactgcagtgccCGCTTCCTGCACAGCTATGACCTGAAGAACCACATGCACCTGCACACAGGCGCCCGGCCCTATGAGTGCTACCTCTGCCACAAGGCCTTCGCCAAGGACGACCACCTCCAGCGGCACCTCAAGGGCCAGAACTGCCTGGAGGTGCGgacccgccgccgccgccgtgATGAGCCACCTCCACCACCTGCTGGGCCCCCTAGCCTCGACCTCTCCAATGGGCGGCTGGAGGGGCTGCGCCTCTCCATTGCCCGCTACTGGCCTCCAGGGCAGCCcgaggaggaagaagaggagccGGAGGGTGAGGAAGGGCCACAGCCAGATGACACCGTGCCGGTGGAGACGGCATAG
- the SSR2 gene encoding translocon-associated protein subunit beta, with protein MKVPLLAVFALVSVAHCEDGARLLASKSLLNRYAVEGKDLTLQYNIYNVGSSAALDVELSDDSFPPEDFGIVSGMLNVKWDRIAPASNVSHTVVLRPLKAGYFNFTSATITYLAQEGAQVMVGFTSAPGQGGILAQRDFDRRFSPHFLDWAAFGVMTLPSIGIPLLLWYSSKRKYDTPKTKKN; from the exons ATGAAGGTCCCACTTCTTGCCGTGTTTGCCCTGGTGTCTGTGGCTCACTGTGAGGATGGCGCCAGGCTCCTGGCCTCCAAATCCTTGTTAAACAGATACGCAGTGGAGGGCAAGGACTTGACTTTGCAGTACAACATCTACAACGTTGGCTCCAG CGCTGCCCTAGATGTGGAGCTGTCGGATGATTCCTTTCCCCCAGAAGATTTTGGCATTGTCTCTGGCATGCTCAACGTCAAGTGGGACAGGATTGCTCC TGCGAGTAACGTGTCCCACACTGTGGTTCTACGGCCTCTCAAAGCTGGGTACTTCAACTTCACCTCTGCCACCATCACATACCTGGCACAGGAGGGTGCACAGGTCATG gTTGGCTTCACTAGTGCTCCCGGGCAGGGAGGAATCCTGGCTCAGCGTGACTTCGACAGGAGGTTCTCCCCTCACTTT CTGGACTGGGCGGCATTTGGAGTGATGACCCTGCCCTCCATCGGGATCCCCCTACTGCTCTGGTACTCAAGCAAGAGGAAGTACGACACCCCCAAGACCAAAAAGAACTGA
- the CCT3 gene encoding T-complex protein 1 subunit gamma isoform X1 → MMGPRPVLVLSQNTKRESGRKVQTGNITAAKTIADIIRTCLGPRAMMKMLLDPMGGIVMTNDGNAILREIQVQHPAAKSMIEISRTQDEEVGDGTTSVIILAGEMLSVAEHFLEQQMHPTVIIWAYRKALDDMISILKKIGTPVDVNNKEMMLKIIKSAINTKAINRWSDLACSIALDAVKTVEFEENGRKEIDIKKYAKVEKIPGGFSEDSCVLRGIMVNKDVTHPRMRRLIKNPRIVLLDCSLEYKKGESQTDIEITREEDFARILQMEEEYIQQMCEDLIRVKPDLVITEKGVSDLAQHYLMRANITAIRRVRKTDNNRIARACGARIVSRTDELREEDVGTGARLFEVKKIGDEYFAFITDCKDPKACTIILRGASKEILAEVERNLQDAMQVCRNVLMDPQLVPGGGATEMAVSHALTERSKGMTGVEQWPYRAVAQALEVIPRTLIQNCGASTIRVLTSLRAKHTQEGSQTWGVNGESGALVDMKELGIWEPLAVKLQTYKTAVETAVLLLRIDDIVSGHKKKGDNQSKQSAAPDTAQE, encoded by the exons ATGATGGGCCCGCGCCCCGTCCTGGTTCTCA GTCAGAATACAAAACGGGAGTCTGGAAGAAAAGTCCAGACGGGAAACATCACTGCTGCAAAG ACTATTGCTGACATTATCCGAACATGTTTAGGACCAAGAGCAATGATGAAG ATGCTTTTGGACCCCATGGGTGGGATTGTGATGACCAACGATGGCAATGCTATTCTTAGAGAG ATTCAAGTCCAGCATCCAGCCGCAAAATCAATGATAGAGATCAGCCGCACTCAGGATGAAGAAGTTGGAGATGGGACCACATCTGTCATTATCCTTG CTGGAGAGATGCTCTCTGTTGCCGAACACTTTCTTGAACAGCAGATGCACCCAACTGTGATCATCTGGGCTTATCGTAAGGCTCTTGATGACATGATCAGTATTCTAAAGAAAATTGG CACTCCAGTGGACGTGAACAATAAAGAGATGatgcttaaaataattaagagtGCGATAAACACCAAGGCAATAAACCGCTGGTCTGACTTGGCTTGTAGCATTGCCCTTGATGCTGTTAAGACTGTGGAGTTTGAAGAAAATGGCAGAAAGGaaattgatattaaaaaatatgcaaaagtaGAGAAG ATTCCAGGTGGTTTTAGCGAAGACTCATGCGTTTTGCGTGGAATCATGGTGAATAAAGATGTAACCCATCCCAGAATGCGTCGCCTTATTAAGAATCCACGCATTGTCCTTCTGGATTGTTCATTGGAGTACAAGAAAGGAGAGAGCCAG ACTGACATTGAAATTACTCGGGAGGAAGACTTTGCCCGTATCCTGCAGATGGAGGAAGAGTACATTCAGCAGATGTGTGAGGATCTGATAAGAGTCAAACCAGATCTAGTCATCACGGAAAAAGGAGTTTCTG ACCTGGCCCAGCACTACCTGATGAGAGCCAACATCACCGCCATCCGCAGGGTGCGGAAGACTGACAACAACCGGATTGCCAG GGCCTGTGGAGCTCGCATTGTCAGTCGCACAGATGAGCTCCGGGAGGAGGATGTGGGAACTGGTGCTAGGCtctttgaagtgaaaaaaataggaGATGAGTATTTTGCTTTCATCACTGATTGCAAAGATCCTAAGGCTTGCACCATCATCCTGCGGGGAGCCAGCAAGGAAATCCTAGCG gaggtggaGCGCAACCTGCAGGATGCCATGCAGGTGTGCCGCAATGTCCTCATGGACCCACAGCTGGTGCCAGGTGGGGGAGCCACTGAAATGGCCGTTTCCCATGCCCTGACGGAGAGGTCCAAGGGCATGACAGGTGTGGAGCAGTGGCCCTACCGTGCAGTGGCCCAGGCTCTGGAAGTCATTCCCCGGACACTGATCCAGAACTGTGGCGCCAGTACAATCCGTGTTCTGACTTCACTCAGG GCCAAGCACACTCAGGAAGGCAGCCAGACATGGGGGGTGAATGGGGAGTCTGGAGCCCTGGTTGACATGAAGGAGCTGGGGATCTGGGAGCCCTTGGCTGTCAAACTTCAGACCTACAAAACAGCCGTGGAG ACTGCAGTTCTCCTCCTCCGTATTGATGACATCGTTTCGGGGCACAAAAAGAAGGGTGACAACCAAAGCAAGCAGTCCGCAGCACCGGACACAGCCCAGGAGTGA
- the CCT3 gene encoding T-complex protein 1 subunit gamma isoform X2 — translation MMKMLLDPMGGIVMTNDGNAILREIQVQHPAAKSMIEISRTQDEEVGDGTTSVIILAGEMLSVAEHFLEQQMHPTVIIWAYRKALDDMISILKKIGTPVDVNNKEMMLKIIKSAINTKAINRWSDLACSIALDAVKTVEFEENGRKEIDIKKYAKVEKIPGGFSEDSCVLRGIMVNKDVTHPRMRRLIKNPRIVLLDCSLEYKKGESQTDIEITREEDFARILQMEEEYIQQMCEDLIRVKPDLVITEKGVSDLAQHYLMRANITAIRRVRKTDNNRIARACGARIVSRTDELREEDVGTGARLFEVKKIGDEYFAFITDCKDPKACTIILRGASKEILAEVERNLQDAMQVCRNVLMDPQLVPGGGATEMAVSHALTERSKGMTGVEQWPYRAVAQALEVIPRTLIQNCGASTIRVLTSLRAKHTQEGSQTWGVNGESGALVDMKELGIWEPLAVKLQTYKTAVETAVLLLRIDDIVSGHKKKGDNQSKQSAAPDTAQE, via the exons ATGATGAAG ATGCTTTTGGACCCCATGGGTGGGATTGTGATGACCAACGATGGCAATGCTATTCTTAGAGAG ATTCAAGTCCAGCATCCAGCCGCAAAATCAATGATAGAGATCAGCCGCACTCAGGATGAAGAAGTTGGAGATGGGACCACATCTGTCATTATCCTTG CTGGAGAGATGCTCTCTGTTGCCGAACACTTTCTTGAACAGCAGATGCACCCAACTGTGATCATCTGGGCTTATCGTAAGGCTCTTGATGACATGATCAGTATTCTAAAGAAAATTGG CACTCCAGTGGACGTGAACAATAAAGAGATGatgcttaaaataattaagagtGCGATAAACACCAAGGCAATAAACCGCTGGTCTGACTTGGCTTGTAGCATTGCCCTTGATGCTGTTAAGACTGTGGAGTTTGAAGAAAATGGCAGAAAGGaaattgatattaaaaaatatgcaaaagtaGAGAAG ATTCCAGGTGGTTTTAGCGAAGACTCATGCGTTTTGCGTGGAATCATGGTGAATAAAGATGTAACCCATCCCAGAATGCGTCGCCTTATTAAGAATCCACGCATTGTCCTTCTGGATTGTTCATTGGAGTACAAGAAAGGAGAGAGCCAG ACTGACATTGAAATTACTCGGGAGGAAGACTTTGCCCGTATCCTGCAGATGGAGGAAGAGTACATTCAGCAGATGTGTGAGGATCTGATAAGAGTCAAACCAGATCTAGTCATCACGGAAAAAGGAGTTTCTG ACCTGGCCCAGCACTACCTGATGAGAGCCAACATCACCGCCATCCGCAGGGTGCGGAAGACTGACAACAACCGGATTGCCAG GGCCTGTGGAGCTCGCATTGTCAGTCGCACAGATGAGCTCCGGGAGGAGGATGTGGGAACTGGTGCTAGGCtctttgaagtgaaaaaaataggaGATGAGTATTTTGCTTTCATCACTGATTGCAAAGATCCTAAGGCTTGCACCATCATCCTGCGGGGAGCCAGCAAGGAAATCCTAGCG gaggtggaGCGCAACCTGCAGGATGCCATGCAGGTGTGCCGCAATGTCCTCATGGACCCACAGCTGGTGCCAGGTGGGGGAGCCACTGAAATGGCCGTTTCCCATGCCCTGACGGAGAGGTCCAAGGGCATGACAGGTGTGGAGCAGTGGCCCTACCGTGCAGTGGCCCAGGCTCTGGAAGTCATTCCCCGGACACTGATCCAGAACTGTGGCGCCAGTACAATCCGTGTTCTGACTTCACTCAGG GCCAAGCACACTCAGGAAGGCAGCCAGACATGGGGGGTGAATGGGGAGTCTGGAGCCCTGGTTGACATGAAGGAGCTGGGGATCTGGGAGCCCTTGGCTGTCAAACTTCAGACCTACAAAACAGCCGTGGAG ACTGCAGTTCTCCTCCTCCGTATTGATGACATCGTTTCGGGGCACAAAAAGAAGGGTGACAACCAAAGCAAGCAGTCCGCAGCACCGGACACAGCCCAGGAGTGA